The genomic interval TGATGCGAGGCCGCGACCTTGATCCAGGCGAGCTGTTCGGACGTGGTGCCGTACTGGTGCATGTGACGCGCGGCGCACATCGCATAGACGTTGTGCGTGGTGGCGCCATAGGCCAGTTCGAAGTCACCTTCGGCGCCGACCGGACGCGGCGGCAGCGCGCCGGTCCGCGGCTTGCCGGCCAGCGTGATCAGCGCGACCGAGCAGCGGCCGGCGGCGATCGCTTCCGCGGCATGGCCGAGATGCACCAGATAGGAGCAGCCGCCGGTGTCGGTCGAATCGAAATGGCGAACCTTGAGGCCGAGATAATCGACCATCGCCATCACGCCGCCGGGCGCGTCGCCGGCGCAGAAGTAGCCGTCGATGTCGGCCTTGGTCAGGCCGGCGTCGTCGAGCGCACCTTTGGCGACTTCGGCGTGGAGCTGGGCGATGGATTTATCGGGCGCGTGGCGCGTGGGATGTTCGTAGATGCCGGCAATGTAAGCCTTGCCTCTTATTGTCAACGCAGTTCTCCGCTGGCGTTTGGTCGGACGGTTTTTGTGACCGCTCCAAGCGACCTTGGCAAGCGTGTTCGCGCGCGGGGACAATTACCACGTCGCGGAATGTCTTGAGGCCACATCGTCACAGTGAGCCAGAGGGAAAGACCTCTCCGTCATTGCGAGCGAAGCGAAGCAATCCAGGGGCTCCATGAACTGGGCTCCTGGATTGCTTCGTCGCTGCGCTCCTCGCAATGACGTGGAGAGGATGTTGGCCGACCTACTCCGCCGCCATCTGCCGCGGCGGAGCGGGTTGCGGGTCGCGCAGATTGGCGCGGAGTTCGGCGAAGCGCGGCGCGGTGTCGTCCACCGACTTCTGCTTGATCGGGCCGTAGCCGCGAATCCGGTCCGGCATCGCGAGCAGCTCGACCGCGGTGTCGATCGTCGCCGGCGACAGATGCTGCAGCACGCTGGCGACGTCCGCCTCGTAGTCGGCGATCAGTTTTCGCTCCAGCTTGCGCTCGGGATGATAGCCGAACGGATCGAGCGGCGTGCCGCGCAGGAAGCTGAATTTCGCCATCGTCCGGAAAACCGGCCGCATCGCCTCGCCGAACTGCCGCTTCTTCGGCCGGCCGGTGAGATCGATGCCGGGCAGGATCGGCGGCGCGAGGTTGAAGCTGATCTTGTAGTCGCCTTCGAATTGGTCGCGAATCTGCTGTTCGAAGCCCGGCTCGGTCAGCAGCCGTGCCACTTCGTACTCGTCCTTGTAGGCGAGCAGCTTGGCGTAGTTCAGCGCCACCGCGCGCGGCAGCGCTTCGCCGTAGCCGCCGGCCTCCGCGGCGCTGCGCACCTTGGCGACCAAATCGGCGTAGCGCTTGGCGAGCCGCTTGCCCTGATACGAGGTGAGCAGCGCGCTGCGATGCGCGATGATCTCGTCAAGCGACATCTCGCCCTGGGTCTTGCCGACCGTCGCATGATCGGCGCCGTGCAGCAGCGAGGCCAGCCGCGCCGGATCGGCGGCGGCGAGCCGGCCGAGCCGGAACGCCTGGGTGTTCATCTTGATCGACACGCCGTTGAGTTCGATCGCCTGCTCGATCGCTTTCGCCGACAGCGGCAGCAGACCCTGCTGATAGGCGAAGCCCATCATCATCATGTTGGTGGCGATCGAGTCGCCGAGCAGCGTCTCGGCCGCCTTGGTGAAGTCCAGGAACGCCGAATCCTTGCGCAGCGCCGCTTCGAGCACGCTGTTGACCTTGCGCGTCTGGAAATCGAAGTCGCGGTTACGGATGAAGTCGGCGATCGGGATCAGATGGGTGTTGACGACGCCGTGGGTGCGGCCGGCTTCGCACAGCGACAGCGTCTCCTTGGAGATCGCCATCACCTCGTCGGCGACGATCAGCACGTCCGCGGTGCCGGTGACGATCCGCGAACAAGTGACGTCCTCCGGCTTGTCCGACAGCCGGACGTGGCTGAGCACCGCGCCGCCCTTCTGCGCCAGGCCCGACATGTCGAGGATCATCGACGCCTTGCCTTCGATATGCGCCGCCATGCCGAGCAGCGCGCCGATCGTCAGCACGCCGCCGGCGGCGACGCCGCCGACCGCGACGTTGTACGGCTTATCCAGCCCCGGCCGGGTCGCCGGCTCAGGCAACGCGCCCAGGTCGCCAAGATCGACCGCCGCGCGCTTGCGCAGCTTGCCGCCGTCGATGGTGATGAAGGACGGGCAGAAGCCCTTGAGGCAGGAGTAGTCCTTGTTGCAGGTCGACTGGTTGATGGCGCGCTTGCGGCCCAGCTCGGTCTCGAGCGGCTCGACCGAAATGCAGTTCGACTGCACGGAACAATCGCCGCAGCCTTCGCACACCGCGGCGTTGATCATCACCCGGCGCGCCGGATCCTCCATCAGGCCGCGCTTGCGGCGGCGGCGCTTCTCGGCCGCGCAGGTCTGCACGAACACGATCGCGGACGCGCCCTTGATCTCACGGCATTCCTTCATCACCGCGTCGAGCTCGTCGCGGTGGCGCAGATGCACGCCCGGCGCAATGCTGTCGGCCGGATAGGCCTCGGGATTTTCGGAGACCAGATAGATCTCGCGGATGCCTTCGGAATGCAGCTGGTAGGTGATCTGCTGCGGCGACAGATCACCGTCGTGACGCTGACCACCGGTCATCGCCACCGCGTCGTTGTAAAGGATTTTGTAAGTGATGTTCGCCTTCGAGGCGATCGACTGCCGGATCGCGAGGCTGCCGGAATGGAAGTAGGTGCCGTCGCCGATATTGGCGAAGATGTGCTTCTCGTCGGTGAACGGCGCGATACCGACCCACGGCACGCCCTCGCCGCCCATGTGGGTGAAGGTCTCGGTCGAGCGATCCATCCACAGCGACATGAAGTGACAGCCGATTCCGGCGAGCGCGCGGCTGCCTTCCGGCACCTTGGTCGAGGTGTTGTGCGGACAGCCTGAGCAGAAATACGGCGTGCGCGCGATCGGCACCACCGCCTGGACCTGCGAGGCGTCGCGGCCGTGGAACCAGTCGGCCTTGGCGCGCAGCATCTCGGCGATCGTCGGATCGATCTC from Rhodopseudomonas palustris carries:
- a CDS encoding indolepyruvate ferredoxin oxidoreductase family protein, giving the protein MGIDQGPISLDQKYTQHSGHVFLTGIQALVRLPMAQVRRDRAAGLNTAGFVTGYRGSPLGGYDQQLVAARHHLEQYNVKFQPGVNEDLAATAIWGTQQLNLSPGAKYDGITGIWYGKGPGVDRCGDVFRHANAAGSAKHGGVLCLAGDDHGAKSSTVPHQSDHAFIAALMPYLYPSSIHEMIEMGLLGIAMSRYSGCWVGMKVITETVETTAEINLADEMKPFVIPTDFEMPPGGLNLRWPDDRYDQDRRLQDYKGFAAIAFARANKVNRITMDSPNARFGIMASGKSYEDVRQALRELGVDEQVAARIGLRLYKIGMPWPLEPEGVQEFARGLEEIFVVEERREIVENQVKQLLFGMRERPRVIGKMDDRNHRFLPFAEELSVAKVATSMVDRLLAMEIDPTIAEMLRAKADWFHGRDASQVQAVVPIARTPYFCSGCPHNTSTKVPEGSRALAGIGCHFMSLWMDRSTETFTHMGGEGVPWVGIAPFTDEKHIFANIGDGTYFHSGSLAIRQSIASKANITYKILYNDAVAMTGGQRHDGDLSPQQITYQLHSEGIREIYLVSENPEAYPADSIAPGVHLRHRDELDAVMKECREIKGASAIVFVQTCAAEKRRRRKRGLMEDPARRVMINAAVCEGCGDCSVQSNCISVEPLETELGRKRAINQSTCNKDYSCLKGFCPSFITIDGGKLRKRAAVDLGDLGALPEPATRPGLDKPYNVAVGGVAAGGVLTIGALLGMAAHIEGKASMILDMSGLAQKGGAVLSHVRLSDKPEDVTCSRIVTGTADVLIVADEVMAISKETLSLCEAGRTHGVVNTHLIPIADFIRNRDFDFQTRKVNSVLEAALRKDSAFLDFTKAAETLLGDSIATNMMMMGFAYQQGLLPLSAKAIEQAIELNGVSIKMNTQAFRLGRLAAADPARLASLLHGADHATVGKTQGEMSLDEIIAHRSALLTSYQGKRLAKRYADLVAKVRSAAEAGGYGEALPRAVALNYAKLLAYKDEYEVARLLTEPGFEQQIRDQFEGDYKISFNLAPPILPGIDLTGRPKKRQFGEAMRPVFRTMAKFSFLRGTPLDPFGYHPERKLERKLIADYEADVASVLQHLSPATIDTAVELLAMPDRIRGYGPIKQKSVDDTAPRFAELRANLRDPQPAPPRQMAAE